CAATCCGTGAAGCGTTGGACGAGGCTGGTTTTGAGCATATTCCGATCATGTCCTATGCGGTGAAATACGCTTCTGCCTTCTACGGGCCGTTCCGCGATGCGGCAGGCTCCACTCCACAATTCGGCGATCGCAAAAGCTACCAAATGGACGCGGCCAATGCACGTGAAGGTCTGCGCGAGGCAGCTTCCGATGTAAAAGAAGGCGCGGACTTCTTGATCGTCAAGCCAGGTCTTGCCTTCATGGACATGGTTCTTCGTCTGCGTGAGAACTTCAACCTGCCGATCGTGGCTTACAATGTGAGTGCCGAGTATTCCATGGTAAAAGCGGCAGCTTTGAATGGCTGGATCGATGAAGAGCGTATCGTTATGGAAACATTGGTTGGCTTCAAACGCGCAGGTGCAGATATGATCATTACGTACCACGCAAAAGATGTTGCAAAATGGCTGGCGAGGTGAGCACGAGATGAATAGAGAAAAATCTACTCAGTTATTTGCAGAAGCACAGCATTACATACCAGGCGGAGTAAACAGTCCGGTTCGTGCCTTTAAAAGCGTGGGAGGCAATCCTGTTTACATCGAGAAAGGAGAAGGCTCCCGCATTTTTGATGTAGATGGAAACAGCTACATTGACTACATCGGCTCGTGGGGTCCGTTGATCTTGGGTCATGCGCACCCGCGTGTCCTTGCAGCGATTACGGAAGTAGCTGCGCTTGGAACCAGCTTTGGTGCACCGACTGAGCGGGAAACAGAAATGGCAAAGCTCGTTTGTGAGATCGTGCCATCTGTCGAAGTCGTGCGCATGGTGAACTCCGGTACAGAGGCGACGATGAGCGCTCTGCGCCTCGCGCGTGGCTATACCCGACGCAACAAAATCATGAAGTTCGAAGGCTGCTACCACGGTCATGCCGATAGCCTGTTGATCAAAGCTGGTTCCGGTGTGGCTACATTAGGCCTTCCAGACAGCCCAGGCGTACCAGAAGGAACAGCACACAACACGATTACGGTTCCTTACAATGATCTGGAAAGCGTCAAACTGGCATTTGAAGCGTTTGGCGATGATCTGGCAGCAGTTATTGTGGAGCCAATCGGCGGCAACATGGGGGTTGTTCCTCCACAGCCAGGCTTCCTCGAAGGGCTTCGTGAAATTACGGAGAAACATGGGACACTGCTCATTTTCGATGAAGTCATGACTGGCTTCCGTGTAGCATTGGGCGGTGCACAAGAGCTGTACGGCATTACTCCTGATTTGACAACGATGGGGAAAGTCATCGGCGGTGGCTTGCCAGTAGGTGCATACGGCGGCAAACGGGAGATCATGCAGCAAGTGGCTCCAGCAGGGCCAATCTATCAGGCAGGGACGCTGTCAGGAAATCCTTTGGCGATGGCTGCTGGTTTGACTACCTTGCAAGAGCTCAGCAAACCAGGTGCTTACGAGCGCTTGGAGAAGATGTCCGCTCGTTTGGCTGAAGGCTTAGCTGACAATGCTAAGAAGCTGGGCATTCCGCACACGCTCAATCGCGTAGGCTCCATGGTTTGCCTGTTCTTCACAGAGACGCCGGTGATCAACTATGAAACAGCGAAAACATCCGATCTGGAGCGTTTCTCAGCATACTTTAGCTATCTGCTGGAGGAAGGCGTCATGATCCCGCCGTCCCAGTTTGAGGGTATGTTCGTTTCCTTGGCTCATACGGATGAAGATATCGAACGGACGATTGAAGCAAGCTACCAAGCGATGAAAAAAGCGTTTAAATAAAGAATGAAAAGAAGAAAGCACTTCCTTGCTAATGCGGGAGGTGCTTTTTTTGACTTTCAGCAGGATTTTTCTATCTCCTGTCAAAATACGAAGGAAAATGCCGATGAATGAGGTGGAGAGATGGAAGGGACGATTGTTCACGTACCGCAAAAGTATCTAGTTGGGCTTAGCTTCTCCGGTTCTTTTCCGATGCTTGTCGAATACATGCCCAAACTATGGGAGACTTTTTTGACGCGTCAGGATGAGATTCCTCTCGCGATTTCACCAGATGTACGTTACGACATCAGCGACGAGAATCGGACGCACCAAATGTATACCGAGTACATTGTGGTAGAGGTAGAGCGTTTTGAGCATATCCCTGAGGGCATGGTGGGGTTCACCATCCCAACGAAAACATACGCTCGTTTTACTCATACAGGACCGATGGAACAGGTCCAAAACACATACCACAGTCTGTTTGGCTGGCTCAACGAGAATGGTCATCAAGTGGACGAGCAAGCTCTTCGCATGGAACGCTACGACCAGCGGTACGTTCCCTCTGTGCATGAGTCTGCTCGCGTCGACAATGCGTATGAAATTTTTATCCCGCTTCGGTAAAAAACAAGTGAACAACACCTGCTTTGCACGAGCAAGAGGTGTTGTTTTTGATGTCAATCCATTTGCTTGTCCAAGAAGCTTGCCAGTTCACCCATGACAGACTGAAGCACTTGAAGGGAATCATCGACGCAGAGATCGACATCAAGGGAGTGCTTGGCGTTTTGCGGGAGATGGAGCTGGATGTTCGGTTTGGATGTGGCAAGCTGATCAACCACACCCTGATTATAGTAATGGTCGGCAGTGCCTGAGACGAGAAATATTTGTTGGGTAAGATTCAGTAATTCCGCATGAAACACATCCTCAGCCAGCAATGGAGTCAACAGGATAGCAGATGAACGGGCAAAACGAGATTCCTTGAGCAATCCGCATGTTATCGGCACCGTACCGAGTGACTTCCCGAGGAAGAAAACTCGTTCATACTCGTGAACATCCAGCACACGTGAAACAACGGTTTGCATCTCCTCGCTGATCCAAGCACTTCGTTCACCGAATGAGCGATTCCACAAATCCGTATTTTCTCGCCCGTAATTTGCAAGTACATGGACCAGATCGATCTGTTTGTTTAAAAAAAGCATGGTAGAATAATACAGATACGGCCTGTCGAACGAATAGCTGGCTCCGGGAAAGAAAAAACAGACGGAGCGAGATGGCGTCTGATTTGCCTGAATGTGCGTGTACGTCATTTCTCTGCCGTCCCTGACGATCACGGAACCTGTTTTTGGGTATACCATCTACTAGCTGCACCTCTTTCATGTTCTTTGGAACAAGGGTTATTTTCCAATCCTAAGGGTCAGTAGCACTTCTTGACAAGAAGTAAACAAACAATAAAGGAGTATGACCGATGAAAAAGGAAGTCCAACTAAGTAACGGCATCAAAATAGCCTATGTAGAAGAAGGAACGGGGGATTCGCTTGTTTTGATCCACGGTTTTTGCGGGAGCTCAGCTTACTGGCATAAGCTAGTGCCGCTCTTGTCTAAAACGCATCGTGTCATTGCGATCGATTTGCGTGGTCATGGAGACAGCTCGGCGCCTGATGAACCGTATTCGATCGAGCGCTTTGCAGACGATCTGGCTTTGCTTGTAGAGGAGCTTGGTTTAGCGAAGATTCATCTGTTTGGACATTCGCTCGGTGGCTATGTGACCTTGGCATTTGCAAATCAATACGCGGACAAACTGGCGAGCTTTGGCTTGGTCCATTCGACGCCATATCCGGATGACGACGCTGCCAAAGCCAATCGGGATAAAGGCGCAGACAACATCCGCCAAAATGGAATGGAGCCGTTTATCAAAGCCCTCGTACCGAAGCTGTTCGCACCTTCCCATATCGACACGATGAGAGAAGAAGTCCAGCTGGCAAAAGAAATTGGCTTTGCGACGAGCCCGGTTGGAGCCGTCCAAACATTAATCGCTATGCGTGATCGAGTGGATCGCAATCATGTGCTGCAAGAAACGACATTACCTGTGCTATTAGTCGCAGGAACAGAGGACCAGATCATTCCTGCTGAAAAAACTTTTACAGTAGATAAAAATAACGTCGAACAAGTGCTGTTGCCTGATGCTGGGCATATGGGCATGGTTGAATCGCCAGAGAAAATGGCTGAAGCCTTCAAGAGCTTTCTAAACAGAAACTAAACAAATATCACACCATAGTCCTAGCAGATTTTGCTATAATGAAAACGTTATCCTATTTATTTATACATAGACGAGAGGGGAAATTATCATGAAAAAGGCACGTCGGATTACGATGACGGCGTTTGCATCTATCGTATTTGCATCGCTGATGTCTTCCTCAGCATTTGCAGCACCCTTGCATCCCGTTCAGCATGTTGACTGGATGGTGAAAAAGGCAATTGTATCAGCGGGTCAAAATGGCGATCTTGCTTTGGATCGTGCCGTGACTCTCGCAGAAGCGACTGTTGTTTTCTCCAAATTGAAAGAGGTAAAAGTGGGAGCTGCCGCTAAAGGTGCTCATTGGTCTACCCCTTACTTCGACTGGGCAAAGAGCAAAGGTGCTCTTACTCAAGATGACTATAAAAACCCTGCGCAAGCGGTAACATCTGCGAAGCTTACACAAATGGCTGACAAACTGGGCTACAAAGTGAAGCTCGACAACAAGGCGACTGTCACGCGCGGTGAATTTTTCCAGGCATTGGGTGATGCGGCTACCACACATGTAACGATTGCCCATACCAACGATACACACGGTCATATTCAAGAAGACAAGAACCAAAAAGAATTCGGCTTTGCTAAAATCGCAACCTTGCTCAAGGAATGGCGTGCAGAGAACGAAAACTTCTTGCTCTTGGACGCTGGTGATACCTTCCAAGGTACCGTTTTCGTGAACCAATTCAAAGGCGAATCTGTTGTTCCGATCCTCAACAGCCTTGACTACAACGTAATGGCTGCAGGTAACCACGAGTTTGACTTCGGCTATGAGCAACTGCTCAAGCTGCGTGACATGCTCGAGCATCCAGTTATCTCTGCTAACGTATTTAAGTCAGATGGAAAAGAATTGCTGCCACCTGTTTTCAAAGCAGAGATTGGCGGGAAGAAATTCGCCTTTGTTGGTTTCGTAGCGGAAGACACACCTGTATTGACTCACCCTGACAACGTAAAAGGGCTGACATTCAAAAACCCGGTAGAAGTGGCAAAAGCACTTGTACCTGAGCTGAAAAAAGAAGCAGATCACGTGATTGTTGTTTCCCATATCGGCGTGAACGTAGACCGTGAAATCGCGAAAAACGTTCCTGGTATTGACCTGATCGTTGGTGGTCACTCCCATACTCCGCTGAAAGAACCTGAACTCGTAAACGGCACATATATCGTACAAGACTGGGAGTACGGTAAGTCTCTCGGACGCGCTGACCTCTACTACCTCGGAAAAGAACTGGTAGCATTCAGCGGCGGTTTGAAAGAGTACGATGAAGCAGTTGTGGCTGATCCAGATGTAGATAAGATGGTTAAAGAAATCGTGAGCAAAATCGATACGGTTATGAATGTTGTCATTGCGAAATCCGAAGTGCCACTCGATGGTGACCGTGCACTGGTACGTACGAAAGAAACAAACGTTGGTAACCTGATCACAGATATCATGCTGGAGCGCACGAAGTCCATCAAAGGCTATGAGGCAGATGTAGCACTGGCGAACGGCGGCGGAATTCGTACACAGCTGCCAGCCGGCGATATCACGAAAAAAGGTCTGTACACGCTCCTGCCATTCGAGAACAATACATTGGCAGTCGTAGAAGTAACAGGCGAAGAGCTGAAGCAAGCCCTCGAAAACGGCGTGAGCAAGGTAGAAGAGGGAGCGGGACGCTTCCCTCAAGTGAGCGGCATGAGCTTCACGTACAACCCATCCAAGCCAGCTGGTGAGCGCGTAGTAGAAGTAAAAGTTGGCGACAAGCCGCTTGACCTGACGAAAACGTATAAATTGGCAACGATCGACTTCCTGGCAGCAGGTGGAGATGGTTACGAATCGTTGAAAAAGCCATTCTTCAACACAGGCCTGTCCATGTACAGCATTGTGGAGGAAGGTCTGGTCAAGCGTAAAACTGTCAATCCAAAAGTAGAAGACCGCATTGTTGAAGTGAAAAAATAAGGTTTGACCGGACAGGGGTGGAGAAAAACCTCCCTGTCCGTCTTTTATTATGAAGTACCTTGCAATATAGAGTAGCCATTTGGTAAGCTTTTACATGGGTGATGTTGATGAACGTACAGTTTAAAAAAGGGGTTCTGGAGCTGTGTGTTCTCGTCTTGACAGCTAAGCAGGACAGATACGGATACGAACTAGTTGCGAGCATCTCTGAAAAATTCCATATCTCTGAAGGAACAGTTTACCCCTTGCTTCGCCGATTGACCCAGGAAGGATTTTTTACGACCTATTTGGCGGAATCACAAGAGGGACCCCCACGGAAATATTACCAGCTGACAAATCGCGGACGTCAATACATGAATGACCTTATCTTGGAGTGGCGAATATTTAACCGCGGGGTAAATGAGATCATAGAGGAGGGACTCGGATATGACAAGGCGTGAGTTTATGGATGAGTTAAATGCATTACTTAGCGCTTTGCCCGATAAAGAACGCTTAGACATCCTTGCCGATTATACAGAGCATTTTCTCTCGGGTATGAATCAAGGGAAGACGGAGCACGAAATTGCGGAAGGATTGGGAAGTCCGAAGCTAGTGGCACGCGAGCTTTTGGCTGGCTACCGAATTGATCAAGCTCAGTCCACCGCATCGGTAGGGAATATGACGAGAGCGATTGTCGCGACGATCAGCTTGGGTTTTTTCAATCTCGTCTTTGTTTTGGGGCCATTTCTAGGCCTGATCGGTATACTGATGGGGTTGTATGCGATGACTGCGGCACTGTTGGTCGCGCCAGTCGGAATATTCTTGGATTACGGGATTCCTGCTCCATCTCAAGAGCGACTTTTCTTGTTATTCTCCAGCATGGTTTCCGTAGGCTTGGGCGGTATGCTTGCCATCGGCTTGCTGCGATTGACAAAATGGCTGTATCGCCAGTTCTTGCGTTATCTCCAGTTCAACGTGAAGATGATCAGGGGGAAATAAGATGCGAAATTTAGGGAAAAGACTCTTTGGCATAAGTCTTCTTTTATTCATCATCGGTGTATGTGGAATCATCTGGCTCTTTACGAAGCAAGAAAATTTCTCCTTTTCGTTAAAACAAGTGAATGAAGAGCGCGTGATCGAACAAGAGGTCAAAGCGATTGAGGTGCGGACGGAAGCGTCTGATGTGGAAATCTTGGCAAGCAAGCAACCAAAAGCGAGCGTACGGATGGTCGGGGAAGTATCTGAACAACAACAGGAGCGACTGGAGTTTCGGAGTGTAATCTCACCAGATGGTACGCTGCTCGTAGAACTGCGTGAACGCCCTCACGTCAATATGTTTTATCCTCGCAATGGGAAGGTAAAGCTGGAGCTCTTCCTGCCGGAAAAGGTGTATGAAAAGGTCCAGCTTGAAACGATGACAGGGGATATCAAGAGTGGAATGCTGCATGCAAAGAACACGAAAATATCCACCGGCAATGGAGATGTGAACGTGTCTGGTTATGAAGGAGAAGCGCTTGACGTCCAGACAGCTACAGGAGATATCAATCTGGCGAATGTTCGCTCGGCCGTTGCCATTGTAAGCTCGACTGGCGAGATTGATAAACTGACAATGCCAGAGCTGACCCATGACGTTTCCATCCGAACGGATACGGGGGATATTCGAGTGACAGTAGCCAAGGAGCCTATTGCAGCACAGCTGGATGTGACGACAGATACAGGTTCCATCGAAACCACCTGGTCGAACCTTACCTATGAAAAAGACGAGGAATACAGAGTGAAGGCATCGATTGGAGCAGGTGGACCCAAAATGACTGTACGAAGTTCTACTGGGGATGTTCGCATTCAATAGGAGAAGTTTGGAAACACTGATGGATAGGATTGGAAACGGAAGAAACGAAAAGATTTTGACACAAAAGAGACATTCCTTGTCGAATGACGAATGGTATCATATTGAAGGAAACATAATTGTGCAAAGCGAGGTTTATTCATGACCGCAAAAACTTTTAACGATACGTTTTTGAAAGCATGTCGCGGTGAAGCGACAGAGCATGTTCCGGTTTGGTACATGCGTCAGGCGGGGCGTTATCAGCCAGAATACCGCGCCATCCGCGCGAAGCATAGCTTTTTTGAAATGAATTACATACCGGAAGTTTGTGCGGAAGTGACACGTCTGCCCGTTGAGCAACTGGGTGTTGACGCTGCAATCTTGTTTGCAGACATCATGACGCCACTAAAACCGATTGGCGTAGATGTGAATATCGAATCGGGGATTGGTCCTGTAATCGCAAACCCAATCGAATCCTTGAAGGATGTTGAGCGTCTGCTTGAGCTCGATCCGGAAACACATGTGCCGTACATACTTGAATCCATTAAGATCTTGCGTCAGCAATTATCTGTTCCATTAATCGGTTTCGCAGGAGCACCATTTACACTGGCTAGCTATTTGATCGAAGGCGGCCCTTCCAAGCACTATCATAAGACAAAAGCATTCATGTATACCGAGCCAGTTGCTTGGCAGGCGCTGATGGAAAAACTGGGCGATATGACGATTACCTACCTCAAAGCGCAAATTAAAGCAGGTGCGCAAGCTGTTCAAGTATTTGATTCGTGGGTCGGTGCATTGAATGACGAAGATTACCGCGAGTACATTACACCAGTCATGACCCGTATCTTCAACGCTCTAAAAGATACTGGTGTGCCAACGATCTATTTTGGTATCGGCGCTGGTCATCTTTTGATGGATTGGAACCGCTTGCCTGTTGATGTGGTTGGTCTGGACTGGCGTACTTCGATTACAACTGCTCGTGAAATGGGTGTAACGAAGACGCTGCAAGGCAATTTGGACCCAACGCTGCTACTGGCCCCGTGGGAGAAGCTCGAAGCAAAGGCGAAGGAAATTTTGGATGAGGGCACAAAACAGCCAGGCTTCATTTTCAATCTGGGACACGGTGTATTCCCAGACGCTAAAGTAGAAACGCTGCAACAACTCACGAAGTTCATCCATCGTTACAAAAGGGACATCTAATCAGGAGGGGCGCTTACATGTCAAAGCAGAAGATCGGACTCTTGTTAATGGCGTATGGAACGCCACGCAGTCCTGAACAGATTGAACCATACTATACGCACATTCGCCGTGGTCGTAAGCCACCACAAGAACTGCTCGATGATTTAATGGCGCGTTACGAGGCTGTAGATGGATTGAATCGATTTGCAGACATTACAGATGAGCAGGTGCGCGCGCTCGAGCAGGAAATGAACAAACGTTACCCAGACCGTGAATTTGTAGGGTACCTTGGTTTGAAGCATATCGCTCCGTTTGTCGAAGACGCAGTAGAGCAAATGAAACGCGATGGAATTACGGAAGCGATCAGTCTTGTTCTGGCGCCTCATTATTCCAGCTACAGCGTCAAAGAATACAATGGACGAGCACAAGAGCATTCCGCGGCAATTGGCGGATCTGTCATCCACAGCATTGAGAGCTGGTATCTGGAACCAGGCTTCATCGGATATTGGGCAGACGCTATTCAAGCGACGTTTGCCGCGATGACGGATGAAGAGCGTGGACAAGCAGTCGTAATCTTCTCCGCTCACAGCCTGCCGGAAAAAATCTTGAAGTCAGGTGATCCGTACCCAACGCAATTGGAAGAGACAGCAAAGCTCATTGCCGAGCAAGCAGGGATCACTTCCTATGCAATCGGATGGCAAAGCGCAGGAAATACACCTGATCCGTGGTTGGGACCAGATGTACAGGATTTGACCAGAGAGCTGTACGAAGCAAAAGGCTACCAAGCATTTGTTTACTGTCCGGTCGGATTTGTTGCGGAGCATTTGGAAGTTCTGTTTGATAATGATGTGGAATGCAAAGCGGTTACAGATGAGCTAGGGGTACATTACTATCGTCCAGCGATGCCTAACGCCAGACCTGCGTTCATTTCCTGTCTGGCTGATGCAGTCGGAAAGAAGCTGGCGAATTAGGGGATCGATCATATGAGCGATAATACCTATCATATTACAATTATAGGCGGCGGCATAACAGGGCTGGCCGCTGCTTTTTACTTACAAAAGGAAATCGAAGCAAAAGGCTTGCCCATCCGTTTTCGACTGCTTGAAGAGCAGGGACGACTTGGTGGGAAAATCAAGACATGGCGTCACGAAGGATTTGTCATTGAGCAAGGTCCCGATTCGTTTCTCGAGCGGAAAACAAGCGCGGCTGAGCTGGCTGTAGACTTGGGGCTTGGGGATGATCTCGTTCGCAACAGTACAGGCCAAGCTTATATCTGGCATCAGGATCGCCTGAAGGCTATACCAGAAGGAGCGGTCATGGGTGTACCGACAAAGGTCATGCCTTTTGTCACGACCGATCTCATTTCTTGGCCGGGCAAGCTTCGGGCTGCCTTGGATCTTGTTCTTCCTGCCTCAAAAGGAGACGGCGATATCTCCGTGGGTGACTTTTTTCGGCGTAGGTTAGGTAATGAAGTTATTGATAATCTTATAGCGCCCTTATTGTCCGGTGTCTACTCCGGGGATCTCGACAATCTCAGCTTGCTTGCGAGTTTTCCTCAATTCGCTAAAATGGAAGAGCAGCATCGCAGCTTGATTGTAGCGATGAAGCATTCGCGCCCACAAGCAAAAACGCAGGGAAAGCCAAAAGGCATCTTCCTGACATTGAAAAACGGCTTGCAGTCTTTTGTTGAGGCAATCGAGAAGAGCTTGCCTGAAGAAGTCATCTCGAAGAATACTGGTGTCAAAGAACTGGTGAAACGGCCAGACGGGAAGTACACCTTGGTATTGAAAAATGGAGAAACGGTTGAGACGGATACGGTGCTGTTTACCGTACCACATGCTGTGGCAGAGCCATTGTTCCGTCCGTATGTACAAGTGCCTACCTTGCCACAAGCGAAGCCGCATATGGTGGCAACCATTGCGATGGCATTTCCAGAGTCAGCCATTGATTTAGGGATGGAAGGGACAGGATTTATTGTACCGCGGAATTCTGGCGCAAAAATTACGGCGTGTACGTGGGCGCATCGCAAATGGCCGCATACGACGCCGAAAAACAAAGCCTTGCTGCGTAGCTTTGTGGGGAGAGCAGGAGAGCAATCCTTCATGGAGCAGACGGACGAGGAAATTCTGGAGGTTGTCCTCCGCGATCTGCGCAAGATCATGACGATTCGAGCAGAGCCGGATTTTTATAACGTATCACGCTTGCAAAATGCCATTCCATATGTTGTGGGACATCAGGCTTGGGTGCAGGATGTGAACAATCAATTAAAAGAAAAACTCCCTGGTGTTATCGTGGCAGGTGCGTCGTACAGTGGCGTAGGTGTACCAGATTGTATTGATCAGGGGAAAAAAGCAATAGCAGAATGGATAGCGTCAGTAATACCGGGGAGATAGATAACCCCGGTTTTTCCTTTTTTTTCGGTGCTAAACGGCTCGTCCTGTCCATATAGTATAGGGAAATGTCCTGCACTTGAAAGGAGGAGCACGAATGGCATTACAGGATGGGCAACTCTCTTTTGCCATCAAGGAGACCATTTTCCTCTCATCCGATAGAGCTGGAATAGGTGAATTGCAAGAGCTGGAATTGGTTCCAGATGTGGAGGTGCTGGAAAACGATTCCTACATCTCGATCACGGGTTGCTTGCAATTAGTAGGGAAGTACGAGCCAATCAGGGAAGCCGCAGAAGCAACAGGCGGCGAAGGAGAATCGCTGGTTGAGGCCATGACTTTTACTCCCTTTCGCCAGGAAGCATCGGATCAAGCCTTTTATGGCTGGGAGGAACAGATCGGTCATCGCATTCCGTTGAATATCACCATTCCATTGGATCGGATTACAGAGATCGGCGACATCTACGCGATTGTGGACAGCTTTGACTACAAACTGGAATCACCACATCAAATGCTAATCGATGCCGATCTGAAGATTTTAGGGATAGTCCTTGGGAATCGAAATGAACAAGCAGAGCAGATCGAAACGCAGGCTGCCGGTCCAGACCAAGAAGCATGGGAATACACCTTCGCTGCTGGGGATGATGGGCAAGAATATTCGGAGCAGACGTCCCTCGATGACATTGATCAAAAGCTGAGTGAGCTGGAGGAGGAATTGGAGCGGCAGGCATTGCCAGCATCCTATGAATCAACCGAATCTCCTTCCATGTTCGATACCCCGGCTATTGCTCAATCCAATGAAGATGAATACTACGAGCAATATGGGGATGTACTGGAAGTGGCTCAGCCCGATCCACCAGAATCTTGGGAGACAGCTCCTATTTCGTATGACTTCGATTCCCAACAAACTACTTCGTACGATTCTTCTGACTCCTATTCCGAGCAGCCGGTATTGGCAGATGAGCAAGAACAGATGAGAGAAATAGCCGAAAAAGAACAAGGACATGAGGAGCCAATACTGGCACTACACGATCAACAGGCAATCGGATACCAACCAGTTTCTAATGGACCTACTGGCTCATCAGTCGAAGCAGAGTCACAGGAAGCTGTGCAAGAAGCGGTGGAAGCTAGTGTAGTATCTGAGCCAGAACCTGAGCATGAAGCAGAACCAGTCGTTGCAGAAGCAGTCGTAGCAGAACCAGAGGCTGCCGCGGAAGATGTAGAAGTACGAGTGGCGATTTCAGGGAAACCCTCCAAGGAAGAAAAAAGTAGCGTGAACATTACTTCCATCTTCTCTCAAGCGAGTCGTGCTAAGCAGGAAGCGATGGCGCAGGAGGCGGAATCTTCATCTAGCTCTTCACGATATGGGTCTGCGGCGAATGCCAGCCCTTCTACGGTGGAGGCCATGCAAAATCTCACATCGTTTGTCCGGAAAAAAGAAGAGCGCTCCAGTCAGCTGAAAATGTGCATTATTCAGCGCGATGAGACGTTAGAGCATATTTCACAGCGATACTCCTTGCCAGTTTCCAAAATCGTGGAAGTAAACCGATTAACTTCTGAGCAGCTCGTAGCAGGGCAGATTCTGTACATCCCACAATAGAGGAGTGGGGGACCGTGGATAAAATTGATCTCTCCGAGGTTTGCCAGCAATATCGAGCCCGCGTAATCCGAATTACGCCCCTTGATGATTGCTATTTATTGGAGACAAACCGGGGCCCCAAAGAACTCCACGTTTGGCCGCGTGTAGATGTGATGCGCTGGTCGTTTGCCTGGCGCGAACGACTGGCTCGTCAGGGGTTTCGAGAAGTGGAGCGGTTTATTCGGACGAGAGATACCAAGCCATTTTTGATTTTGGGCAAACGCGGTGTTACCATGACGGACCACCACAGACAAATCGAAGACTATCAGCCTGGCCAGGACACTGCGAGGCAATGCGGACGGGTGATCGCGATGATGCATCAGTCTCAGCAGGAGAGTCCTTTACTGTCCGGAAGTGATTTGCTCAAGCAGGAAAAGCAGCAAGTAGAAGAAAAAGGAAGACGTGCCAAAGAGCTGGTCGAATCATTTCGAGCCAAATATGAGAGGAATTCTAAGGAAAATCGTTGGGTTTCGGAACTCATGACCCCTATGCTGCAAAGAATGGACCGTTCCGCTACGATGCTGGCCCATGAGCGAATTACCACGGAGGCAGTCGCTGTATCCCATCGGGACCTTTTGCGTAACAACTGGGGATTGATAAACGGGAAGCTGTACTTGAGAGGCTTCTTCAGACCGGTCATATCAGTCCAGCAACGCGACGTTGCCACCTTTTTGCGCGATCATTTTTTAACCCATAAGGATTTGAAGCAGATAGACGCTTTTTTTGACGGCTATGAAGAAATCAAGCCCCTTACCTATGGAAATTATTCGTTGATA
The window above is part of the Brevibacillus brevis NBRC 100599 genome. Proteins encoded here:
- the hemL gene encoding glutamate-1-semialdehyde 2,1-aminomutase, with product MNREKSTQLFAEAQHYIPGGVNSPVRAFKSVGGNPVYIEKGEGSRIFDVDGNSYIDYIGSWGPLILGHAHPRVLAAITEVAALGTSFGAPTERETEMAKLVCEIVPSVEVVRMVNSGTEATMSALRLARGYTRRNKIMKFEGCYHGHADSLLIKAGSGVATLGLPDSPGVPEGTAHNTITVPYNDLESVKLAFEAFGDDLAAVIVEPIGGNMGVVPPQPGFLEGLREITEKHGTLLIFDEVMTGFRVALGGAQELYGITPDLTTMGKVIGGGLPVGAYGGKREIMQQVAPAGPIYQAGTLSGNPLAMAAGLTTLQELSKPGAYERLEKMSARLAEGLADNAKKLGIPHTLNRVGSMVCLFFTETPVINYETAKTSDLERFSAYFSYLLEEGVMIPPSQFEGMFVSLAHTDEDIERTIEASYQAMKKAFK
- a CDS encoding GyrI-like domain-containing protein; translation: MEGTIVHVPQKYLVGLSFSGSFPMLVEYMPKLWETFLTRQDEIPLAISPDVRYDISDENRTHQMYTEYIVVEVERFEHIPEGMVGFTIPTKTYARFTHTGPMEQVQNTYHSLFGWLNENGHQVDEQALRMERYDQRYVPSVHESARVDNAYEIFIPLR
- a CDS encoding alpha/beta family hydrolase encodes the protein MVYPKTGSVIVRDGREMTYTHIQANQTPSRSVCFFFPGASYSFDRPYLYYSTMLFLNKQIDLVHVLANYGRENTDLWNRSFGERSAWISEEMQTVVSRVLDVHEYERVFFLGKSLGTVPITCGLLKESRFARSSAILLTPLLAEDVFHAELLNLTQQIFLVSGTADHYYNQGVVDQLATSKPNIQLHLPQNAKHSLDVDLCVDDSLQVLQSVMGELASFLDKQMD
- a CDS encoding alpha/beta fold hydrolase, which encodes MKKEVQLSNGIKIAYVEEGTGDSLVLIHGFCGSSAYWHKLVPLLSKTHRVIAIDLRGHGDSSAPDEPYSIERFADDLALLVEELGLAKIHLFGHSLGGYVTLAFANQYADKLASFGLVHSTPYPDDDAAKANRDKGADNIRQNGMEPFIKALVPKLFAPSHIDTMREEVQLAKEIGFATSPVGAVQTLIAMRDRVDRNHVLQETTLPVLLVAGTEDQIIPAEKTFTVDKNNVEQVLLPDAGHMGMVESPEKMAEAFKSFLNRN
- a CDS encoding bifunctional metallophosphatase/5'-nucleotidase, encoding MKKARRITMTAFASIVFASLMSSSAFAAPLHPVQHVDWMVKKAIVSAGQNGDLALDRAVTLAEATVVFSKLKEVKVGAAAKGAHWSTPYFDWAKSKGALTQDDYKNPAQAVTSAKLTQMADKLGYKVKLDNKATVTRGEFFQALGDAATTHVTIAHTNDTHGHIQEDKNQKEFGFAKIATLLKEWRAENENFLLLDAGDTFQGTVFVNQFKGESVVPILNSLDYNVMAAGNHEFDFGYEQLLKLRDMLEHPVISANVFKSDGKELLPPVFKAEIGGKKFAFVGFVAEDTPVLTHPDNVKGLTFKNPVEVAKALVPELKKEADHVIVVSHIGVNVDREIAKNVPGIDLIVGGHSHTPLKEPELVNGTYIVQDWEYGKSLGRADLYYLGKELVAFSGGLKEYDEAVVADPDVDKMVKEIVSKIDTVMNVVIAKSEVPLDGDRALVRTKETNVGNLITDIMLERTKSIKGYEADVALANGGGIRTQLPAGDITKKGLYTLLPFENNTLAVVEVTGEELKQALENGVSKVEEGAGRFPQVSGMSFTYNPSKPAGERVVEVKVGDKPLDLTKTYKLATIDFLAAGGDGYESLKKPFFNTGLSMYSIVEEGLVKRKTVNPKVEDRIVEVKK
- a CDS encoding PadR family transcriptional regulator codes for the protein MNVQFKKGVLELCVLVLTAKQDRYGYELVASISEKFHISEGTVYPLLRRLTQEGFFTTYLAESQEGPPRKYYQLTNRGRQYMNDLILEWRIFNRGVNEIIEEGLGYDKA
- a CDS encoding HAAS signaling domain-containing protein, producing MTRREFMDELNALLSALPDKERLDILADYTEHFLSGMNQGKTEHEIAEGLGSPKLVARELLAGYRIDQAQSTASVGNMTRAIVATISLGFFNLVFVLGPFLGLIGILMGLYAMTAALLVAPVGIFLDYGIPAPSQERLFLLFSSMVSVGLGGMLAIGLLRLTKWLYRQFLRYLQFNVKMIRGK